In Colletotrichum destructivum chromosome 1, complete sequence, the sequence GGAACGGTGCTTCGGATTGTTTTGATAAACCTTTTTTACAAGGTAACGCAACATCTTCCCACGCAGTTTCGTGTCGGATGCGGACTGGCGATATGCGAAGGAGGCGTTCGTGAGCTAACAAAGGCCAGGACCAACAAGACGTCATCGTTGGAAAAGGGTTGGAGGTCGCGATCCGTCTAaccatcctcggcgacgtccggATTCGTACGTCGGTACAACTGAACAGGTCTGGTAAGCCTGCGCTCACTGGCGTCAAAATCTGAGCCATCCGGCCGTTCTTAAGGTAGAAGCCCCATCTAGAGTTTGGTAGTTTCTAAACTACACACTGGCAAAGGACTGCAGTAATTGGATGGCACGATTTGGCTCTATCCCTCTTGGCTCGGCTGTCCACATCGCATCGGCACCGTCCAAGAATCCCCGAATGCGGTGACCTACCACCACAGCGCCTGTCTGTGGCTGAACGGCAACAACCCCGAGTGAGGCTCGACCCCAAGTGCCCCTCTTCTATGATGGCCGGATGCCGTGCTTCGGGGCGTCAGCCGCAGTACACCGTTCCTGCACCGGTCCCGCCTCCTCGGGGATACTCATCGCGCCCGGGTAGTAGCCCAGCGGCGGTTTGCGCGCCCATCCAGTTCTGTGCCATCACCTCAGGCCTACTGCTGGAACGGTGGGGGCAACAGCGTTGAGCAGAGCCAGGCTGCCAACATCAACGGACCTTACCGACAGGCCAGGTGGCTTCGGGGCGGCTGCAGCCATGGATTTGAAGACGTTCGACTCTGCATAGCCAAAGCCAACGGGGCGGCGCTGCTACCTACCTGTGCTCGAATCGATTGCCTGCTGCGTGGTTTCCCATACACTCATCCGTACTTTCAAACCTCTGTCTGGACCTCCCCCGATATCGCTCACGTGGACCGCGCGCCGGTTTCCGCAactgccccccctcccccctcccctcgtccCCTTGGAACGACAATGGACCGTGGGGCGAGTTGTGCATACGCGTGCGTCCTCGTTTGGAGGAGGCCCATTTTCCACCTTGTTCACCGGCCTGGGCCCTCTAGCCCGAATCGTTGGAGAAGCGGAGCGCGTCGGACGAGACTGTTGAAGTTAAATCTGACAGGGGGGTTGCAGGAGGTCAATGTCCACCTCGTCCAGCGGAGACGTGCTCCACATCCTTAGTTTTTCCCGGCCCCgaccccggccccggcccggTCGCCGGTCCCCGGGAAGGTCAGTGCGCAAAGGGCTGGACAGGGCAAGGGGAGGAAATACACAGGGCCAACGACGCAGGTGAGCGAGCAGGTGACGATAATGACATATCAGAGTGAGTAATTGACGATCATCCGTTAACGCGCGAGTTGATAGACATGATGGTGAGGTATGTGGAAGACGAGTTCGTTGGTCGCCGACCTGTTGATTAACGGTGAAGAAGGGGGCGGTGGCATGGCGCAACGGCCGAGAACAGCATGAAAacctccctcctcgccactTTCTCTCTTTGATTTCGGTAGGTCGAGGAAGAACTAAGACTGCTGATGGACAGACTCGGTGGCAAGCACAAGAAGGAAATGAGGCGCTCGGATCGAGACCCGGAGCAAAGCGACACTTTCTATCCGCTCACGATGCTCTTCAATCTCTCGCCCCCGATTCGCAATGAAGAATGCAAATCCCTTCTCCCTCTATTGTTGAGATCAAAGCCTTTGTCGAGCCCGCCGCACCGGCCGGCGCTGGAGATTCAAGCCCCTTGTCTCAAGGAAGAGAAATAAGTCCTTCTGAGAGATGCCTTGCTTGTCTCGCCGGCCAAGGGGAAGATCGCCCTCGCGTTTTGTGCACATGTCTTACAGCGCAGAGCATGAAGGCAATGTCTCGCAggacggggaaggggggggggaacggcaacggcaagcGGACAAGACATCCCCCGTTGTCGAAcctttctccctctttcACGCTTCCCGCGTGGTGACGATGCGTGAAGCCCCTCGGCAGCCGCTGCTTCCGGCATCTATACGAATGCGGCTCGAGGTCCCCAACCGCCAAGACGAGCCATCAAAATCAATACCGGCCGAGAGCAGTAGCGGACCCAAGGCTGTCGTCCCCTTTGGCTCCTTGGGCCCTTAGCCTCGCGGGCTACGCCCCCTTGGCGCTGGCTGCACTGATCCTCACTCGGCTGGTGACGACCCAGCTAGCGCCCAAAAGACCACGAGGCCCGATCCAGCTGggttctcgtcgtccatcaCAACGCCCTAGCCACGCGGGCTCTAATGTCGTGAGCCGCAAGCATGAGAACGTGCAGCGCTACACCTGTCAGTCCGGTGTGATGGTGACTCCGGATCGCGTGCTGACGACATCATCTACATGTCTCGAAGAGCTCTTCTAGATCGTGAGCCTCTGCGCGCCATTGGTTGGGGGGAGCCTCGTTGATCATCGTGAACATCAATGAAGCCGTGGGGTTCGAGAAAAGACTCTTCCTTCGACGACCGTTCCAGGACGTCGAGACAGAGACCCAAAGGTAATTCCCCCCTCATCGATGCTATCACCGTGCTCTCAACCGATGAAGAGGACGCGGAAATCCTCTCCTCGATCATGCCCTTGCCTTGCCCACTTCCGGTCCTGAAAGCCGCCCCCATCAGCCACGACAGCCACTGCCGTGAGACACTTGTCGGAATCTGGGCCACATGGCCATCGCGGCGTCAGCCGGCGGCTTTTATTGTTTTTCGCAAGTGCCCCAAGGCTATTCGGTAGTTCCTGATGTCGAAAAATCCTCGCAGCGTGGGTGAAGAGGCGTTGGAGagtctctccctcctcctcctcccacgcAGACAGAGAAAGACAGGCTCCCGCAATGATATAAGAGAACCCAGCTGCCCGAGTGTGGTTGAGACATCCGGATAGCATCATCTCACTCATCGCACCAACATTCCTCATCCCCATCCTCCACATTCCAGACCCAAGACCGCCACGCACTCCAAGGTCTTACACCTCACGGTctcatcttcatcatgcGCTCCTCCaccctcatcgccgcggccgtaCTCGCCGTCTGCGCCTCGGCGGTCCCCGCCCCGCTCCCTCAGCGGTCTGCAAAGATCACAGCCCCCAAGGCCGGCGTCTACACCATCCCTGAAGGCGGGACGTACTCCAACAGGATGACCTGGGACTTCAGCAAGCTCGCAGACGGCGCAAAGATCCCCGACGGCCTGCGCGTGAGCGGCTACCCCGTCAGCAACACGCACGTCTTCGCCGTGCAAAACACCTTTATCAAGAACGGCTACCTCAAcctcaaggtcgacggcggccagaaGGCTATGCCATACAAGtccgccgaggtcgtcacCACCGTGACCAACATCAAGTACGCCTCTGTCCGGaccgtcgccatcttcaccGAAAATCCCGGCGTCTGCAATGGTAAGCACACCTTCCCTTTCGGACATCACCTTCTCTCTCAGGGAGCTAACACACCCGCTCAGGCATCTTCTTCTACAAAAACGACAACCAGGAGACGGACATTGAGTGGCTCTCAGACGCAGCATCCCAGAGCAACGCCGGTAAACGCCAGGTCTGGTTCGCGAACCAGTCCACCGGCAGCAAGTCCCCAAAGTCCTTCAAggccgtgccgccgccggcgaacCCGACGTCTACCGAACATGAGTACCGCATCGACTGGCTTCCCGGCTCTGTCCGCTTCtttgtcgacggcgtccagACCTGGGAGACCAAGCAGAGCGTGCCCAGCGTGCCCGGACCTTGGGTCTTCAACAACTGGGCCAACGGAGACAAGGGCTGGAGCGCCGGCCCTCCGGCGAAGGATGCCATCTTCAGGATCAAGGAGATCGACATGTACTACAACACCGCATAAGATGAAGGACGCGGTGGATCAGGCAACTTTGCCGCAGTAGCTTCTACTATTCTTGGAACATATTGATGACGATAAGGAACATAGCAAGTATGGAGGTATCGGTCTTGATACCAGCAAAAAGGAGTACATGGGGAACCGGGACAAAGGATATAACATTGATGACGAAATGGGAAATACTTGATGATGGGAAAGGTGCAATGTTGATCCGGATATGGGATCATGCTCATGATAATGAATCCAGTTAAAACGAAAATCTGATCAGCAGACTGGACAATACCATGATGGCAAGTGAAATTAGCAACGTCACCCAGACTGCCATGTGGCAAGTTTAAGCAAAGCCTGGAGATTGAAAACTTGCGTGCCGCAAGAAACAGACACCCATGGCAACGGGAGTTTGATATCGGCGTATATTGTCACCAACCATGACCGTTTGTTGCCACATTGGCTCAGCAT encodes:
- a CDS encoding Putative glycoside hydrolase family 16, concanavalin A-like lectin/glucanase domain superfamily, which gives rise to MRSSTLIAAAVLAVCASAVPAPLPQRSAKITAPKAGVYTIPEGGTYSNRMTWDFSKLADGAKIPDGLRVSGYPVSNTHVFAVQNTFIKNGYLNLKVDGGQKAMPYKSAEVVTTVTNIKYASVRTVAIFTENPGVCNGIFFYKNDNQETDIEWLSDAASQSNAGKRQVWFANQSTGSKSPKSFKAVPPPANPTSTEHEYRIDWLPGSVRFFVDGVQTWETKQSVPSVPGPWVFNNWANGDKGWSAGPPAKDAIFRIKEIDMYYNTA